From the Cololabis saira isolate AMF1-May2022 chromosome 13, fColSai1.1, whole genome shotgun sequence genome, the window ATAAAGATAATGTTGTTAATGTCACTTTTCCACCAGGGTCTGTCGTTGGGCTCGGGTGGAAACGTCCACGCAGATTTCCAGACGCTCAACGCCGACATCAACTCCCCGGCGGCGTCCTACACCCTGAAACTGGCCAACCGGCTGTACGGAGAAGCCACGGCCAACTTCCTCTCCGTgagtctattattattattattattattattattattattattattattattatattaatattaattattattattattattattattattattattattattattattattattattagtattattattattatattaatattaattattattattattattattatcattattatcattattattattattattattattattattattaatctgATGCTCCGATTAAAGAAACACGACCAACTTCCTCTCCGTGAGtctcagtattattattattattatcattattattatcatcatcatcatcatcatcatcatcattattattattattattattattattattattattaatctgATGCTCCGATTAAAGGAACACGGCCAACTTCCTCTCCGTGAGTCtcagtagtattattattattattattattattattattattattattattattattattattatcattattattattattattattattatcattattatcatatttattattattattattattattattattaatctgATGCTCCGATTAAAGAAACACGGCCAACTTCCTCTCCGTGAGTCTGAACATCTGGAGGATTTTATCTGTCTGATGACCCGATTAATTCAAttcgctttccagagatccagaaccagaacataaacataaacataaacataaacataaacccccgagcaattattatataaacaatggcaggtaaaaactcccctagtgggagaaaaaccttaagccaaacagtggcaagaaaaactcccctttaggaggaagaaacctggaccaggaccaggatcataaggggggaccctcctgccgaggtccagactggggggtcggggacggcaacagcacagcaggcaggtggaagcagcagcgggacgaCCAGAGGGGGATGGGGGGAAGACAgggaacgcagctcccgaagctccggcctgccaacatgcacaaaagagaaaaaagggggcgaTTAAAGGGTTCAGAGCGATAGCtgttctccttctcctcctcctcctcttcctcttcctctgcagATGTTCCTGCAGGACACGGAGAAGTTCTACCAGGACCTGAGCagatattaataattattattattattcctcctcctctgcagaCGTTCCTGCAGGACACGGAGAAGTTCTACCAGGCCGACCTGAAGACGCTGGACTTCCTGGGGAACCCGGAGTCCTGCAGGGAGGAGATCAACGGCTGGGTGGAGCAGCAGACGCACAGTAGGAGACGTAGCTTTCTTCAGGagaacctggggcctcatttataaagcttgcatgccacaaaacagggcttgaaagatgagacgcaccttctacgcaaaggttgggatttttaaaaaaaacgaaccgaaaaatgtgtgtatctttacatCAACCCTGTAGGACGATAGGTAAATGACggtagataaatgttgatgtctatgtggaagcgtgatctgacgggtttttttcttccaccgaagcgtcgtacacatagatctatgtgaagaacattctgacttcctgctgttaaatcatctatttgcatgaaaaagcctttgaaaaaaaagaaactgagacaaaagaaacggggatcgtacggtagtattttctgccgagtTAGTACAACTCGGCAGAACTCCGGCTCgacacacgtctcattcatcctgacgcagcagaaacaaactacaggtggcgctgcacatgctcagcaggctcattcatatgcaaatacagtcatagagtagtttgcattgaccatttatggtaaaaagtgggcgtgtagagggcgggatatgaggagaattcaccttcaaccttccagctggactgtgatttataaagagaacattgcgtgcacacggttttataaatccagatttttttttgcgcccgccatttttggcttttgagcgcacgtgcacttttagtttgaatcctacacactcttttataaatgaggcccctgagctCTTCAGACGCTACGCCAGCAGGTCTGAGCTTCTCCTCGTCCGTGTGTTCCAGATAAGATCAAGGATCTCCTTCAGCCCGGCTCCGTCAGATCCTCCACCCGCCTGGCGCTGGTCAACGCCATCTACTTTAAAGGAAACTGGAAGAACCGGTTCGATGCTGCAAGCACCCAAGAGATGACCTTCAAAATCAACCAGGTAGGAACTAAAATCAACCAGGTTGATGTTTGGTTCCTACCGGCTCCGGTAGCTGCTGTTGTTTCAGTTCTAGAAAGTAAAACCAGGAGAACTCCTGCAGAGACAGTAGGGCCTTCGTTGACGACAGCATCTTTAACCGTAACGCTCCCTTGTGTTCCTCTTGACCAGAACGAGACGAAGCCGGTGCAGATGATGTACCAGATGAAGAAACTTCCCTACAACTACGTCCCGGAGCTCGGCCTGCAGATCCTGGAGCTGCCGTACGTGGACGAGGAGCTGAGCATGTTCATCCTGCTGCCGGAGGAGACGGAGGACGGATCCGACCCGCTGATCAAGGTCCACATGCTTTCTGTTAGAGAGTTTCACAATTATAGAGGGAACGTGCctgacgtcacagatgagacttcacGGCGGGTTtcacccactgagtgtcagaaagactgagtgaataaagactgagtgtcagaaagactgagtgaataaagactgagtgtcagaaagactgagtgtcagaaagactgagtgaataaagactgagtgaataaagactgagtggcagaaagactgagtgaataaagactgagtggcagaaagactgagtgaataaagactgagtgtcagaaagactgagtgtcagaaagactgagtgtcagcgtaaactttcagtttgagcaactggaaaaacatctaaaatgggaaagagagagatacacttcaggtagagctttgacAGGActattgcacacacacacacacacacacacacacacacacacacacacacacactcatgtacacactcacatatacatgcatacatacatacacatagccacacagatacacttccacttctctgtcactccaaaccaaagactctggttcatcttggaagtaactggaagttactcgtgtcatttgttgatgtttttttccaggattctgattggctagcatgactttatcttctcgttacactgccccctgtaggtttggctgctcatagcaccttaacagatatttatgcaggttcctggaaatgatgggatttttaaaAACGTAGACggagaaatatccgtttttaagaaattttgagaaaaaagatgaaattttaagaaaaaagtcaaaattttgagaaaaaagttgaaattttgagaaaaaattcaaaattttgaggagattcgaaattttgagaaaaaagtcgaaattttgagaaaaaagtcaaaatgtcggtaaaaaagttaaaatgttgataaaaaagtcaaaatgttgagaagtaactccacctctctgtcactccaaaccaaagactctggttcatcttggaagtaactggaagttactcgtgtcatttgttgatgttttttttccaggattctgattggctagcatgactttatcttctcgttacactgccccctgtaggtttggctgctcatagcaccttaacagatatttatgcaggttcctgcaaATGATGGTATTGTTATAAACGTagagggaaatatccgtttttggaaacgtggcctcagtctttctgacgctCAGTCTTTAACCCGCCGtcaagttgcatctgtgacgtcatgaacATTCCCTCTCTAGAAACATGAGCAGCAGATTCATTCCAGACTgtgtttcctcctgcagctggagAAGGAGCTGACGGCAGAGCGGCTGCAGGAGTGGACGCTCCGGGACAACATGGACGTCCACTCGGAGGTGCTGGTCCacctgccccggttccggctggAGCAGGACTACGAGCTGAACGAGCCGCTGGCCCGGCTGGGCGTGACCGACCTGTTCTCGGCCCGGGCCGACCTGTCGGGCATGAGCGGCGACGGCGGCCTCTACCTGTCCACCGTGGTGCACAAGGCCTTCGTGGAGGTGAACGAGGAGGGCACGGAGGCGGCGGCCGCCACGGCCGGCATGGTGGCCTTCTGCATGCTGAGGGAGGAGCACTTCACCGCAGACCACCCCTTCCTGTTCTTCATCCAGCACAacaagaccaggaccatcctCTTCCTCGGCAGGTTCTCCTCGCCCcagtagaaccagaaccagaggaacaacaagaccaggaccatcctCTTCCTCGCCCCAGTAGAACCGGCCGAGGAAGACGCTGGATAGAAAAACTTGCAAGGCTGCAGTTTATTAACACATAAAGCTGTCACTGTGATGCTTTGTCAGTAGGAAATCACTTTATATTTTGTCTGCTTTTGCACTGGTAAGTAATAGCTGTTTATTCAAATAAACACTTGAAATGACTTCctattgtttgtgttgtttgttGTTCAATTTGACAAagataattaattaaaacaaaggATAACTTACTtaaaacgtgcgccttaagcgggaatcgagtggtatgacttttattagcgattggtgcgcacgtttttgcgcaacgcgCGACAACGTGCGCTTTTTCGACCAttccggaacgcattgggagaactttggggcctcactaCTCGCACACTGTTGCTCAAAAAATTCtaaaccgatttagaaagttgtaggccctgaatttaactacaatcctgtgaattttcagagcgatcgcacaaaaagtacaaaactaatggggagattttcccatgtatgtgtgtggcgcagaatgtcacactgtgggcgggaggaggtaaaaaagccaaaattcaccttttttctgagtcaagtatctttctcatacttgcacgtagaaatgtcattcaaacttcaaaacataGGAAaatctctcttctctctccaaacctgaaacagttttttcctaagatgtaaacttttcaaaatatgagcgctcaagcgaggactggaaatcacttttttgtcaaatctagagtgcggatGTCTGTTGCTAGAGTgtgagaaacagtaaaaaataacccacatttttatttgtaactcgagctcacggccaaaccgtaaaaaggagaccaataatttttggtcagaatgtagacataggtgttgggattcataaaatgtgactttgacaggcggggtatgcacaacatTTAAACGGGGGCGGCTAAAGTGGCACCAATATCTGTCTCAGTCCCCATTGACCGCAATGTaatcaaacgttttcttcaaaagaatctcactctgtctttgCACTGAacttactcactcattttaaggaataaccaggggtgaaagtagattAAAGTTCTTGCTGGTCCTACAACCTTCACCTTGTTCTCCTCTCACCACCAGCTTCTTCATCCCTGAACACGCATTACAGTTTTTAACGCCTGTACGGTGTAGAAATTAGAAACACAACACTGTGTAGGCCGATAGTAAATGATTGATTTAAATGGTGTAAATAAAGGCCAGTCTGGACCAAGGATTGTCACAGAATCATttgtaaatgttgacaaaactttcaaaatcataacaatttgttttgtttcaaattagaataaatttacagttaaattcatcaggagctgaacagttaacaagtctgtctttgaattttcagaacattgggcacataaatgaaaaaagagtaaaagatgAGTAAAATATATCTAACAATGTGTGGAttgaaatggaaaataacttcttaagcattttttttatcaaagcaaaatacttaaaatatttaaaaaaaaacttcaacatttttgacgcttttttctttttttcctgaaacgaGGAATGAAAACCAATCACAAATATCATATTTGTGATTATTTGGCGTGTGATTATTTACCAGCACGGCAAGTATTCATTTTAACTTATACCTCTGCAATTTCCAacatatgaaaataaataaagcaagtCTTTCTTTCAACTTATATTTTTGCATATTCCAACTCTGTTAACTTATGTTTCTGCATATTTCTACAAGAAATAAAGCAagtcttctttttgttttccttatcatatgaaaatgaaattaaataggAAAGCATCTCCTGAATGAGTGTAATGTCACTATCGTTCAACTTAATGAACATTCCATCAAATGAAAAGTAACACAAAACAAGTATGCAAGTGCTTCCTACAAAtagatgaaataaaatacaggaaTACAAAATTAAATTATGCATATGCATTTTTCTGTTTCATCCAAACTGCACTGAGAAAAGCAGTCGctcctttttttgtatttgttttatttttttactttgtgtaaAACCATATTTGAGGTGAAAACGACGGCTGCATTTTACTTttggccaccagggggcagtgacAATGCAGAAATACATACATGTAGTATCATttcatattaattattattaataattatatattattattattattattattgcaaatAGCAGTTCAAATGACTTGATCTTTGTCTATTTTCTGCCTGAACTGAAATACACAGTAAATTATAAGTGTTATCTCAGAACAAGCTacggcaggggtcaccaaccctggtcctcgagggccggtgtcctgcatgttttagatgtttccctgctttaacacacctgattctaattaatcatcgtcatcagcttgtcatccagggctgcacaattctgttaatgacacagtcacttgtatcatggtgcaatgaagcagaaacatctaaaacctgcagggacaccggccctcgaggaccaggattggtgacccctgagcTACGGTATATGCAGATTTGGGTCAGAATTACAAATATAATTAAAACACGTCGTCTTTGCTAattaatgaaaagataaaatcCCAGACAGGCAAAAAAATAACTACATCAAAACAAAATTAGACATAAAGCAGAAGTTGATTAGAAAATGGGAAAATGCAGAAATACAGATAACCAGAAGGAGACGGAATAAAGAACATGACACAGACTTAAAGGTTTTTATCTTACAGCTGTAACAGAACAAACTGTAAATGATATGAaggattgtgtgcatgtgtaggctattttttaatgatttattggttttaatcagttatttgttttattttatgttgtgtgtaaatgttttatatactataatatttatctatttatcttttaacactgactgatggcacttttaatatcattgttaaataacaatgacaataaagatctaatctaaTTTAAGTAGTGTTTAGTATATCCTTATACTGCCGTTTATAACATTATAcaagtatttattaatttataaatatattcagtAGCAGAGAAAAGATaagtttacattttaaacaccACCGAAATGTGgacactaaaaaaaaacataaaagatTGAAACTCAATTCAGCAGAACGACAAAACTGCTCCAGGTAGAAAtgtataaataactaaatataatataaataactaAACATGGATGCAACAAGatgcaaaacaaacaagcaactgatccaccagaagaaaaaagctaacttttttttggtaaaaaggCTCGGCGTCATAATCTTAGGCTTCAGTCtgaccttttggtccttggtttttaattgtatatatatatatatatatatatatatatatatatatatatatatatatatatatataccaaaaattatatctttttttgtattacactcACTATTTACGcttgtactttgggttatttgtgttttgaaaattgaaatgaccaataaactaaactaaaaaactaaataataaataagcttaacaaaataaaaataaggtgaCAAGGGCTGATGCCAAGATACACTTGGAACATGCAACAAAACATCTCCGTGTTTTTGACTTTTTGACTGTTTAATGGTCTTACATTTCAGGACAAAAGGAGAAAGGGACATAAATTGAAGAGCAAAATCGATTCAAACattaaagatttatttttttattaacatatagtacaaacaacaacaaaagagaaCATTTTAGTTACAATGATgtgtatctaggtgtgtgtgtgcgtgtgtgtgtgtgtgtgtgtgtgtgtgtgtgtgtgtgtatataatataatgaaagtaaataaataaattaagaatgttaatttgaaaaataaataaataaatatatcattatcatatatataatatagcacgatataatataaagtaatatatgtaatactataatagcatataataatataataatatcctaatataacataataatttttataatattgtaacatataacaaaattatatcaccatactataatatataacaatataataatatagcatcccatgagatctcatcacattatataataatacactataaaacaatatatcatgataatgccaagaataattattagaattgTTCATAAAGCGAACATTAAAGATAATGCGCTTGCCAAAATAAAATACCTATGCACCGCTCTTATTCTGGAGGGCCGTACCGGAAGCCGTGTTTCACAGAGGAAACATTTTCCACCTTGACACCGGTGTTTTACTTCCGGTCTGAACTCCGCTGATTCCGGTGAGAAActgtttctttcttcctctAATTTAACTCAGAACTGCGGTGTTTTATCGGTTATTTTAGGAAAGGAAACCGTGACTGTGAAGTTGTCGGTATTTTAGGTATAAAATGTGCTGAAGTTGGTTTAAATGACGGGGAAACTTGGTGGTTTAACTGGTTTTACTGGTGAAGATTCCTCTGGTTTAAGGTCGAGGTTTGTAGGAAAAGATTATTCAGGatgggttattattattaattattttaggAGGGGTTAGACTGTTTCCACCTCTCTCTGGTGTAAAATGTTTTCCTAATGGTGCAACTTTACCTGAGAGCTGCTGTGCAAACATCAGGTGGAGGTGACTACTCACCTGTGGTCACGTGACGACTCACCTGTGGTCACGTGACCCTGCAGGAGATCAAAACCCGTCCTGAAAGAGATTAAACTACCACCAGACTGGTGtgtttagaatagaatagtagactttattgatctcccagaggagaaattcagttgtgcagccaaaacacacacactttatacaaaaaaattaaaatagaaataaccaataaatagttaaataataaaaagagcaatataaaaagtagaaaaagagtatgtacaagagagagaaaaaattgtaaacaccaaaaaaatggataatatttacaaaaaatgtacaaatattttagAAAATATTTGAGGTTTGTGTCCATTTGTTCCTtctgtgtgtaaatgtttgttaGTAATTGTTTCTGGCAGGTTAAATTACCAAAATGAaactattttattatgtatttttctttaatttaacctttatttaaccagtaaCAGCCCATTGAGATCAAGGATCTTCCACCAGGgtgacctggggcctgtactacgaagcgggatttggggttagcgaggtaacttcaggtttaaccctgggttttcaggactacgacggtggttcacttcttatcggggtacatcgccatggtaacttatgctgaaccgctaacctgctccggagcaggttatgttccagatacagatcgccgggtgtaaaagcaccgcccactgaccaatcagctctcttggaaaatgacatgccctttcgaagagaatgcagtggagctcggtgcgcggatcgtgagaggatccctccgaagagaacgcgtattcagggaccgccaaaacccctttgctttccctgatgagtacctgtatgaacgatccaaaaaaaaaggaaaaaaagaaaaaagaggtggaggagaaaataaaaaataaatcaatcaatgaataaataaaacaaatcatcacccaaaatccgatgtacagtcaatccaaaactaataccaattaaataaataaatcaagaagaaatcaaaaagaagatgcatttgtaaggggatagcaaaaaagggattttcaatttcgtccctcgaacattctgagaagtcactttaaaatactaaacacccccctcctgaaaaaataaaaaattaaataaaataaataaaaaaacccaattctttggtacagcatcagcacaagttatcggtcaacaacaatagttatagaaccaatatatacaggactgtctcagaaaattagaatattgtgattttctgtaatgcaaacacaaaaacaaaaaaatgtcatccattctggattcattacaaatcaactgaaatattgcaagccttttattattttaatattgctgatcatggtttacagtttaagattaagattcccagaatattcaaatatatgtttatatccctatgaatttacgcatttatacagtcagcgatcttttgccagctgtctttcctgcattttgcagctgcaactgtgttgctttttgcctatactcatcatatttctgtaaaattattgtttgctcttcgctactgaaataagcggctctgacagcggacttctccatgcttgcgattggtcatgcgctgaaaacaccgccccttttatgtgcacgcgctcatatccagattggagaaacctgggttgatataccgagttgataaccaccgtcgtgtgaccgcttagcgtgattgcaattgtcccgcttagtgaatctggataaggaaaagatatcctggatatgttgaacttgcttcgtagtacaggcccctggccAGGAAGCAGCAGCATgtccaaataaataaaatcacaaggtttaaagacagaatacaaaacaataacagaggaACAAAGTAGCAGTAAAATGATAAAGTGCAGATGTTTAGGAGTCACAGTTTCATACatttttcatatataaataccgtatttttgcgaccatacgggcgccgtgtggaaaggagtACCCTCAGTTGTgtctgtcatttctgtatttaaaacacagacacggcgcaccgaacgtaaaggagccgtctacacacacacacacacacacacgcgccgcagaacacacacacaagcacacaagtgtgcgtatttaaaaatagagcgggagtaaaacttagtttgattgtactttatttcagtttttacattaatcaaacccatcgaagtctcatcctctgtttctgcattaaagagctccgctaaatcagctgtgccagtcccaattcctcgctgtcagagtctctttctgtgccgtgcggcgcctcggaaatgccggcttttgcaaaagctcgcaaaataatcccagcagacacgttagcccacgcatcaacaatccacctgcaaactgtggcataacttgcccggcgctgctttccactcttggtgaaactgttctccctcagtcatccatctctcccacgccgctgcagccgtaaggctgatttatggttccgcgttaaaccgacgcagagcctacgccggagggtacgcggcgacgcgcacgtacggtgtgcgtcgtaCCGTACCGTACCGTATcgtgccgcgtaccctacggcgtaggctctgcgtcggtttaacgcggaaccataaatcaggcttcactttgagcggccggtgttctgccaatttctgctacctgccgagaaatgctactttttggttctgcgcatgcgcacagtcgattttcaaagtttgcatcatttcttgcacgatgtaaaatggataatatgggatgttgagtatttgatccttcaaaataaactacccatgacatgaatgcattacactttgtgaacattatacgataaagagaagaaaaacaacaattctatggttttatttgatattcattcagccattggcctttatttaaccaggcaggtcattaagaacattattaTTTACAATGAtgacctggcaagagacaaggaagtggtttagggagtaaaacacagtaaaattgtagctctacaaaggtagaaaaccctTAGGtaacattttttggcaaagcagcagaaattggcagaacaccggttcaCACCGGCGTCCAGCGGGTggaattccttccttccttcaactggttagagttgaagttgaagtaacatttatttattgttcaggGATAAAAGCCAATAAATAGGTTTTGAAAGTTACATTTGCTGTCAAGTTGTCATTTGTGTACGCCGTACATTTACGCCGCCGCCGCCCGCCCCCCAGGAAGCATgcccccactgctgaaaaaGTTCCTAGAGGAAACACAAAAGAGAAGACAAACGgctaaaccaacaaataaaaacatcaacgCCAGGAACACGTTAATGATCTTAAACACACACGTCCTGGAGCTGAAACTACACCCAACAAACAAGTTCACCctcagaaacacctgcaggaacTAAGTCTACTTTTACCTTTTGGTGACTGTTTAAAACAAACTCAAACTCCGGGCCACGGTGCAGATGTTTAAAACAAACTCCGGGCCACGGTGCAGATGTTTAAAACAAACTCCGGGCCACGGTGCAGATGTTTAAAACAAACTCCGGGCCACGGTGCAGATGTTTAAAACAAACTCCGGGCCACGGTGCAGATGTTTAAAATAAACTCCGGGCCACGGTGCAGATGTTTAAAATAAACTCCGGGCTATGGTGCAGATGTTTAAAATAAACTCCGGGCTATGGTGCAGATGTTTAAAATAAACTCCGGGCTATGGTGCAGATGTTTA encodes:
- the LOC133458718 gene encoding leukocyte elastase inhibitor-like isoform X1 — encoded protein: MSNISSSSTSFALDLFSTLSRSQPGGNIFVSPLSISSALAMVYLGARGETAAQMEKGLSLGSGGNVHADFQTLNADINSPAASYTLKLANRLYGEATANFLSTFLQDTEKFYQADLKTLDFLGNPESCREEINGWVEQQTHNKIKDLLQPGSVRSSTRLALVNAIYFKGNWKNRFDAASTQEMTFKINQNETKPVQMMYQMKKLPYNYVPELGLQILELPYVDEELSMFILLPEETEDGSDPLIKLEKELTAERLQEWTLRDNMDVHSEVLVHLPRFRLEQDYELNEPLARLGVTDLFSARADLSGMSGDGGLYLSTVVHKAFVEVNEEGTEAAAATAGMVAFCMLREEHFTADHPFLFFIQHNKTRTILFLGRFSSPQ
- the LOC133458718 gene encoding leukocyte elastase inhibitor-like isoform X2, producing the protein MVYLGARGETAAQMEKGLSLGSGGNVHADFQTLNADINSPAASYTLKLANRLYGEATANFLSTFLQDTEKFYQADLKTLDFLGNPESCREEINGWVEQQTHNKIKDLLQPGSVRSSTRLALVNAIYFKGNWKNRFDAASTQEMTFKINQNETKPVQMMYQMKKLPYNYVPELGLQILELPYVDEELSMFILLPEETEDGSDPLIKLEKELTAERLQEWTLRDNMDVHSEVLVHLPRFRLEQDYELNEPLARLGVTDLFSARADLSGMSGDGGLYLSTVVHKAFVEVNEEGTEAAAATAGMVAFCMLREEHFTADHPFLFFIQHNKTRTILFLGRFSSPQ